One window of the Bradyrhizobium sp. NP1 genome contains the following:
- a CDS encoding ribbon-helix-helix domain-containing protein, with translation MCQLFAHQPQRDYESQTRSLRIGGHCTSIRLEMSFWDTLEEIAAKEKMSLGKFLTSLHNEVLDHHGEVRNFASLLRCSCLIYRSRGAATIPEFREPAILDAAE, from the coding sequence ATGTGCCAGCTCTTCGCGCACCAGCCGCAGCGCGACTATGAATCGCAGACGCGATCCCTGCGCATCGGCGGCCACTGCACCTCGATCCGCCTCGAAATGTCGTTCTGGGACACGCTGGAGGAGATCGCGGCCAAGGAGAAGATGAGTCTCGGCAAGTTCCTCACCTCGCTGCACAACGAGGTGCTCGATCATCATGGCGAGGTCAGGAATTTCGCGTCGCTTCTGCGCTGCTCCTGTCTGATCTACCGTTCGAGGGGTGCGGCGACGATCCCGGAGTTCCGCGAGCCGGCGATCCTCGACGCCGCCGAGTAA
- a CDS encoding GMC family oxidoreductase, producing MAKFDLNDSSVVVIVGSGAGGGTLGNELAQKGIKVVVLEAGPRIENQDFINDEWESFLQLAWKDERTTSGSWRVARDFPNLPAWIVKAVGGSTTHWAGASLRFNEHEFKTKSIYGNITGANLLDWPVTLAEMEPWYAKAENKMGVTRTNGIPGLPGNNNFRVLEAGAKKLGYKTVHTGNMAINSEPRDGRGSCLQIGFCFQGCKSGAKWSTLYTEIPKGEATGNLEVRPDSMALKIEHDASGKVTGVVYADGSGATQRQKARVVAVAGNSIESPRLLLNSASNMFPDGLANSSGQVGRNYMRHMTGSVYAVFEKSVHMYRGTTMAGIIRDESANDPKRGFVGGYEMETLSLGLPFMAAFLNPGAWGRSFTSAIDGYPRMAGMWLVGEDMAQETNRVTLDPKVKDKFGLSVASVHFDDHPNDVAMRAHAYRQGAAVYEAVGATVTYPTPPYPSTHNLGTNRMSEKARDGVVNKFGQTHDVKNLFVSDGSQFTSGAACNPTLTIVALAIRQADTIAGAMQKKEI from the coding sequence ATGGCAAAATTCGATCTGAATGACAGTAGCGTGGTCGTGATCGTCGGCTCCGGCGCCGGCGGCGGAACGCTCGGCAATGAGCTCGCGCAAAAGGGCATCAAGGTTGTCGTCCTTGAAGCAGGCCCCCGCATCGAGAACCAGGATTTCATCAATGACGAATGGGAAAGCTTCCTCCAGCTCGCCTGGAAGGATGAGCGCACCACGTCGGGGAGCTGGCGCGTCGCCAGGGATTTTCCCAACCTGCCGGCCTGGATCGTGAAGGCGGTCGGCGGCTCGACGACGCATTGGGCCGGCGCCTCGCTGCGCTTCAACGAGCACGAGTTCAAGACCAAAAGCATCTACGGCAACATCACCGGCGCCAACCTGCTGGACTGGCCGGTCACGCTCGCCGAGATGGAGCCCTGGTACGCCAAGGCCGAGAACAAGATGGGCGTTACCCGGACCAACGGCATTCCGGGCCTGCCCGGCAACAACAATTTCCGGGTGCTCGAGGCCGGCGCGAAGAAGCTCGGCTACAAGACCGTGCATACCGGCAACATGGCGATCAACAGCGAGCCCCGCGACGGCCGCGGCTCCTGCCTGCAGATCGGGTTCTGCTTCCAGGGCTGCAAGTCCGGCGCGAAATGGTCGACGCTCTACACCGAGATCCCCAAGGGCGAAGCGACCGGCAATCTCGAGGTTCGTCCCGACAGCATGGCGCTCAAGATCGAACACGATGCGAGCGGAAAGGTCACGGGCGTCGTCTATGCGGACGGGAGCGGCGCGACGCAGCGGCAGAAGGCGCGCGTGGTCGCGGTTGCCGGCAATTCGATCGAGAGCCCGCGCCTGCTGCTCAACAGCGCCTCGAACATGTTCCCCGACGGGCTTGCCAACTCGTCCGGCCAGGTCGGCCGCAACTACATGCGGCACATGACCGGCAGCGTCTATGCGGTGTTCGAGAAATCCGTGCACATGTATCGCGGCACCACCATGGCCGGGATCATTCGCGACGAGTCGGCGAACGATCCGAAGCGCGGCTTCGTCGGCGGCTACGAGATGGAGACGCTGTCGCTCGGCCTGCCCTTCATGGCCGCGTTCCTCAACCCCGGCGCCTGGGGCCGCTCGTTCACCAGCGCCATCGACGGCTATCCGCGCATGGCCGGGATGTGGCTGGTCGGCGAGGACATGGCGCAGGAAACCAACCGCGTCACGCTCGACCCGAAGGTCAAGGACAAGTTCGGGCTGTCGGTCGCCAGCGTGCATTTTGACGACCATCCGAACGACGTCGCGATGCGCGCCCATGCCTACAGGCAGGGCGCCGCGGTCTATGAAGCCGTTGGCGCGACCGTGACCTACCCGACACCGCCCTATCCGAGCACCCACAATCTCGGCACCAACCGGATGAGCGAGAAGGCCAGGGACGGCGTGGTGAACAAGTTTGGCCAGACCCACGACGTCAAGAACCTGTTCGTGTCCGACGGCAGCCAGTTCACCAGCGGCGCCGCCTGCAACCCGACGCTGACCATCGTCGCGCTCGCGATCCGGCAGGCCGACACCATCGCCGGCGCGATGCAGAAAAAGGAGATCTGA
- a CDS encoding gluconate 2-dehydrogenase subunit 3 family protein, whose product MREVDRRSRYDRRVFLKGAATAVPVAAVATSTGLSITDAWADDATTLTPATMKTLVKIARDIYPHDSLADSYYITAIKPWDEKAAKDPAVKALLTDGVSRLDQNARDRHKVAYAEVPWETDRVALLQAIEQGEFFQKLRSDLIASLYNQKEVWPKFGYEGSSAEHGGYINRGFADIDWLPKA is encoded by the coding sequence ATGAGAGAAGTCGATCGCAGAAGCAGATATGATCGCCGCGTCTTTCTCAAAGGTGCGGCAACCGCGGTGCCGGTCGCGGCGGTAGCGACCAGCACGGGCCTCAGCATCACGGACGCCTGGGCCGACGACGCCACGACGCTGACACCCGCGACGATGAAGACGCTGGTCAAGATCGCTCGCGACATCTATCCGCACGATTCTCTCGCCGACAGCTACTACATCACAGCGATCAAGCCGTGGGACGAGAAGGCCGCGAAGGATCCCGCCGTCAAGGCGCTGCTCACGGATGGCGTCAGCCGTCTCGACCAGAACGCGCGCGACCGCCACAAGGTCGCCTATGCCGAGGTGCCATGGGAGACCGACCGCGTGGCGCTGTTGCAGGCGATCGAGCAAGGCGAGTTCTTCCAGAAGCTGCGCAGCGACCTGATCGCCTCACTCTACAACCAGAAAGAGGTCTGGCCGAAGTTCGGCTACGAGGGCTCCTCGGCCGAACATGGCGGCTACATCAACCGCGGCTTCGCCGACATCGACTGGCTGCCGAAAGCGTGA
- a CDS encoding VOC family protein: MAKPVHSMIRVLDEARSLDFYARAFGLEVADRLKFADFALIYLRHPSSPFEVELTVNFDRKEPYALGDGYGHLAVVVDDVEAERARFEREKLSPGPLRDFKHDGATLARFFFVTDPDGYKIEVIQKGGRFG, from the coding sequence ATGGCAAAGCCCGTTCATTCCATGATCCGCGTGCTCGATGAGGCGCGATCGCTCGACTTCTACGCGCGCGCCTTCGGGCTGGAGGTGGCGGACCGCCTGAAATTCGCGGACTTCGCGCTGATCTATCTGCGCCATCCGTCCTCGCCATTCGAGGTCGAGCTGACCGTCAATTTCGATCGCAAGGAGCCCTACGCGCTCGGCGACGGCTATGGCCATCTCGCCGTCGTGGTCGACGATGTCGAGGCCGAGCGCGCCCGTTTCGAGCGGGAGAAGCTGTCACCTGGACCCTTGCGCGACTTCAAGCACGACGGCGCGACGCTGGCGCGCTTCTTCTTCGTGACCGATCCCGACGGCTACAAGATCGAGGTGATCCAGAAAGGTGGTCGCTTCGGCTAG
- a CDS encoding c-type cytochrome, whose protein sequence is MTKLRATQAFGPTFCGAVLVATMAAAQMPLPAARPVDGATLFKQQCATCHTTNTSDAARQGPSLFRIVGRPAGKAEGFHYSSGFATADFAWDESRLDAWLANPQDVIPGAVMAYRQAKPEIRTAIIAYLKELN, encoded by the coding sequence ATGACCAAGCTGCGCGCGACACAGGCATTTGGGCCGACATTTTGCGGCGCCGTGCTGGTTGCGACGATGGCCGCCGCCCAGATGCCGCTGCCGGCCGCGCGCCCGGTCGACGGCGCCACGCTGTTCAAGCAGCAATGCGCGACCTGTCACACCACGAACACGTCCGACGCCGCCCGGCAGGGGCCGTCGCTGTTTCGCATCGTGGGCCGGCCCGCCGGCAAGGCCGAAGGCTTTCACTACTCGAGCGGCTTTGCGACGGCGGATTTCGCTTGGGACGAGTCCAGGCTCGATGCCTGGCTCGCCAACCCGCAGGACGTCATCCCCGGTGCCGTCATGGCGTACCGGCAGGCGAAGCCCGAAATCCGCACCGCCATCATCGCCTATCTGAAGGAGCTGAACTGA
- the arfB gene encoding alternative ribosome rescue aminoacyl-tRNA hydrolase ArfB codes for MLRIARDLAIDENDIEIVFIRASGPGGQNVNKLATAAQLRFDTKRIALPEDAAARLATLAGQRMTKDGVIVIHAQRFRTQERNRADAIDRLTGLLREAMVRPTPRRPTRPTFGSKQRRLEGKKRRSDVKAGRQSRRFDD; via the coding sequence ATGCTGCGGATTGCCCGCGACCTTGCCATCGACGAAAACGACATCGAGATCGTCTTCATCCGCGCCTCCGGCCCCGGCGGGCAGAACGTCAACAAGCTCGCTACCGCAGCGCAGCTTCGTTTCGACACGAAGAGGATCGCGCTGCCGGAGGATGCCGCAGCGCGGCTGGCCACGCTCGCCGGCCAGCGCATGACCAAGGATGGCGTGATCGTGATCCACGCCCAGCGCTTCCGGACCCAGGAACGCAACCGCGCCGACGCCATCGATCGCCTGACGGGCCTGCTGCGCGAGGCGATGGTGCGCCCCACCCCGCGGCGGCCGACACGGCCGACCTTTGGCTCGAAACAGCGGCGCCTGGAGGGCAAGAAGCGGCGCAGCGACGTCAAGGCGGGCCGCCAGTCGCGCCGCTTCGACGACTAG
- a CDS encoding pitrilysin family protein — protein sequence MARQKAFGDRLSHQGQCGQARGEAFVIQLPAFARTLTLATGLVALLSAAPSHAATKIQHLISPGGIEAWFVQDATVPLIAMEYAFAGGATQDPAAKPGVGNLVADLLDEGSGDLDSKTFHERLDRRAIELSFNVTRDYFRGSLRMLRDNKDEAFDLLRMSLTSPHFEATDVERIRAQVLAGLRRDTTNPNALAGRKFLEVAFGDHPYGRPANGTLESVPTITVDDMRDYVRRVLAKDTLKVAVVGDVDPATLGKLLDQTFGGLPAKASLTPVPDVVATKPPQRAFVPLDVPQTVITFGGPGFLRHDPNFMAAYVVNHILGGGGLSSRLYREVREKRGLAYSVYEALLWMDHSALFIGNTGTRADRAGDTMDAVEKEVRRIAEDGPTQQELDEAKSYLKGSQMLALDTSSKLASGLLQYQLDRLPIDYIEKRNAIVDAVTLDDAKKAAKRLWGQGLLTVIVGRAPQAAAQPAAAPATAN from the coding sequence ATGGCTCGACAAAAAGCGTTCGGTGACCGGCTATCTCATCAAGGACAATGCGGCCAAGCGCGAGGAGAAGCGTTCGTGATCCAACTTCCGGCTTTCGCCCGCACGCTGACACTTGCCACCGGCCTCGTGGCGCTATTGTCGGCGGCGCCCTCGCACGCCGCGACCAAGATCCAGCACCTGATCTCGCCCGGCGGCATCGAGGCGTGGTTCGTGCAGGATGCGACCGTGCCGCTGATCGCGATGGAATACGCCTTCGCGGGCGGCGCCACGCAGGACCCTGCGGCCAAGCCCGGCGTCGGCAATCTCGTCGCCGACCTGCTCGACGAAGGCTCGGGCGATCTCGACTCCAAGACGTTTCACGAGCGGCTCGACCGCCGTGCCATCGAGCTCAGCTTCAACGTCACGCGCGACTATTTCCGCGGCTCGCTGCGGATGCTGCGTGACAACAAGGACGAGGCGTTCGACCTGCTCCGCATGTCGCTGACCTCGCCGCATTTCGAGGCGACCGATGTCGAGCGCATCCGCGCCCAGGTGCTCGCTGGCTTGCGCCGCGACACCACCAATCCGAATGCGCTGGCGGGCCGCAAATTCCTCGAAGTGGCGTTCGGCGACCATCCCTACGGGCGGCCGGCCAACGGCACGCTGGAGAGCGTTCCGACCATCACCGTCGACGACATGCGCGACTACGTCCGCCGCGTGCTGGCCAAGGATACGCTGAAGGTCGCGGTCGTCGGCGACGTCGATCCGGCGACCCTCGGCAAGCTGCTCGATCAGACCTTTGGCGGCCTGCCGGCGAAAGCCAGCCTGACGCCGGTCCCCGACGTCGTCGCGACCAAGCCGCCGCAGCGCGCCTTCGTGCCGCTCGACGTGCCGCAGACCGTGATCACCTTCGGCGGCCCCGGCTTCCTGCGCCACGATCCGAATTTCATGGCCGCCTATGTGGTCAACCACATCCTCGGCGGCGGCGGCCTGTCGTCGCGGCTCTACCGCGAAGTGCGCGAGAAGCGCGGCCTCGCCTATTCGGTCTATGAGGCGCTGCTGTGGATGGACCATTCGGCGCTGTTCATCGGCAACACCGGCACGCGGGCTGACCGCGCCGGCGACACCATGGATGCGGTCGAAAAGGAAGTGCGCCGCATCGCCGAGGACGGCCCGACCCAGCAGGAACTGGACGAAGCCAAGTCCTACCTGAAGGGCTCGCAGATGCTGGCGCTCGACACCTCCTCCAAGCTCGCCTCGGGCCTGCTGCAGTACCAGCTCGACCGGCTGCCAATCGATTATATCGAGAAGCGCAACGCGATCGTCGACGCCGTGACGCTGGATGATGCCAAAAAGGCCGCCAAGCGGCTGTGGGGCCAGGGCCTTTTGACCGTCATCGTGGGCCGTGCCCCGCAGGCAGCCGCCCAGCCGGCCGCGGCCCCGGCCACGGCGAACTGA
- a CDS encoding pitrilysin family protein — protein sequence MPSHRFAATGFALVCALVLAPGGALAQTAVTAAPPASFTLANGLQVVVIPDHRTPVVTQMIWYKVGSADETPGKSGLAHFLEHLMFKGTARHPAGEFSQTVLKVGGNENAFTSTDYTGYFQRVPRDQLGKMMEFEADRMTGLILKDENVLPERDVVLEEYNMRVANNPEARLNEQIMAALYLNHPYGRPVIGWHHEIEKLDREDALAFYRRFYAPNNAILVIAGDVEAADIRPMVEKTFGPVAAQPAIPPRRLRPQEPAPVAPRTVTLADPQVEQPAVKRIYLVPSAATAAAGESAALDVLAQLMGSGSNAYLYRALVVDRPLAVNAGASYQGTSLDPTQFTISVAPKPGVDFPQVEQVIDSVIAELAQNTVRAEDLERVKTQLIAEAIYAQDNQATLARWYGGAMTTGLSIEDIRSWPERIRAVTAEQVRAAAAKWLDKKRSVTGYLIKDNAAKREEKRS from the coding sequence ATGCCCTCACACCGCTTTGCCGCCACAGGCTTCGCCCTCGTTTGCGCGCTCGTCCTTGCTCCGGGCGGCGCGCTTGCCCAGACCGCGGTCACCGCGGCGCCCCCCGCGAGCTTCACGCTCGCAAACGGCCTCCAGGTCGTCGTGATCCCGGACCACCGCACCCCCGTGGTGACGCAGATGATCTGGTACAAGGTCGGCTCGGCCGACGAGACGCCCGGCAAGTCCGGCCTCGCGCACTTCCTCGAGCACCTGATGTTCAAGGGCACGGCCAGGCACCCGGCGGGAGAATTCTCGCAGACCGTGCTCAAGGTCGGCGGCAACGAGAACGCCTTCACCTCGACCGACTACACCGGCTACTTCCAGCGCGTGCCGCGCGACCAGCTCGGCAAGATGATGGAGTTCGAGGCCGACCGCATGACCGGGTTGATCCTCAAGGACGAGAACGTGCTGCCCGAGCGCGACGTCGTGCTCGAGGAATACAACATGCGCGTCGCCAACAATCCGGAAGCGCGGCTGAACGAGCAGATCATGGCCGCGCTCTACCTCAACCACCCCTATGGCCGGCCGGTGATCGGCTGGCACCACGAGATCGAGAAGCTCGATCGCGAGGACGCGCTCGCCTTCTACCGCCGCTTCTACGCGCCCAACAACGCGATCCTGGTGATCGCCGGCGACGTCGAGGCCGCCGATATCCGCCCGATGGTGGAGAAGACGTTCGGCCCTGTGGCGGCGCAGCCCGCGATTCCGCCCCGCCGCCTTCGTCCGCAGGAGCCCGCGCCGGTGGCGCCGCGCACGGTGACGCTGGCCGATCCCCAGGTCGAGCAGCCCGCGGTGAAGCGCATCTATCTGGTGCCGTCCGCGGCAACCGCGGCCGCCGGTGAAAGTGCGGCGCTCGACGTGCTCGCGCAACTGATGGGAAGCGGCAGCAACGCCTATCTTTACCGCGCGCTCGTGGTCGACCGGCCGCTCGCGGTCAATGCCGGCGCCTCCTATCAGGGCACCTCGCTCGATCCAACGCAATTCACGATCTCGGTCGCGCCGAAGCCCGGCGTCGATTTCCCGCAGGTCGAGCAGGTGATCGACAGCGTGATCGCCGAGCTCGCGCAAAACACGGTTCGCGCCGAAGACCTGGAGCGGGTCAAGACCCAGCTCATCGCGGAGGCGATCTATGCCCAGGACAACCAGGCGACGCTGGCGCGCTGGTACGGCGGAGCAATGACCACCGGGCTCAGCATCGAGGATATCAGGAGCTGGCCGGAGCGAATCCGCGCCGTGACCGCGGAGCAGGTGCGCGCCGCGGCCGCGAAATGGCTCGACAAAAAGCGTTCGGTGACCGGCTATCTCATCAAGGACAATGCGGCCAAGCGCGAGGAGAAGCGTTCGTGA
- the lspA gene encoding signal peptidase II gives MEGAGGDGVTSPLRAGVITAILTLVVDQASKLYLLHVFDLGHRGSVAVTPFFDLVLAWNIGISFGWLQNDGQFAQLALMAVKAVAIVALAIWMARSRTLLATIALGMIIGGAIGNAIDRLAYGAVVDFALFHLQIGQNTFNWYVFNLADAAIVAGVAALLYDSFFGIAAKAP, from the coding sequence ATGGAAGGCGCTGGGGGTGACGGTGTGACCTCGCCGCTCCGCGCAGGGGTGATCACGGCCATCCTGACGCTGGTCGTGGATCAGGCTTCCAAGCTGTACCTGCTCCACGTATTCGACCTCGGCCATCGCGGCAGCGTGGCGGTGACGCCGTTCTTCGACCTGGTGCTGGCCTGGAATATCGGGATCAGCTTCGGCTGGCTGCAGAATGACGGCCAGTTCGCCCAGCTCGCGCTGATGGCAGTCAAGGCGGTCGCGATCGTCGCACTCGCGATCTGGATGGCGCGCTCGCGCACCCTGCTGGCAACGATCGCGCTCGGCATGATCATCGGAGGCGCGATCGGCAACGCCATCGACCGCCTCGCCTATGGCGCGGTGGTCGATTTCGCACTTTTTCACCTGCAGATCGGCCAAAATACCTTCAATTGGTACGTGTTTAACCTCGCGGACGCGGCGATTGTTGCTGGGGTAGCGGCTCTCCTGTATGATTCATTCTTTGGAATAGCCGCAAAAGCGCCCTGA
- the ileS gene encoding isoleucine--tRNA ligase: MSDKPQKSEANDYSKTLFLPQTEFPMRAGLPQREPEILKRWNDIDLYRRLREKAKGRTKFVLHDGPPYANGNIHIGTALNKILKDLVTKSQQMLGFDSNYVPGWDCHGLPIEWKVEEENYRSKGKQKPDFRDSTAMVAFRRECRAYATHWLNVQREEFKRLGVIGDWDHPYATMSYPAEAQIARELMKFAANGTLYRGSKPVMWSVVEKTALAEAEVEYEDYTSDTVWVKFPVTSPAHGALAQASVVIWTTTPWTLPGNRAISFSPKIAYGLYKVTDAPADNWAKSGDLLILADALADSVFKQARVTAYEKVRDIPADTLDAVECAHPLKGVGGGYQFTVPLLAGDHVTEDTGTGFVHTAPGHGREDFDVWMANARELEARGISTAIPYTVDENGAFTDHAPGFTGKRVINDKGEKGDANEAVIKALVDAGMLLARGRLKHQYPHSWRSKKPVIFRNTPQWFIAMDKDIADHGKTKSGDTLRARALHAIAVTQWVPPSGQNRITGMIEARPDWVISRQRAWGVPIAVFVREKGDGSAEILKDEAVNKRIADAFEQEGADAWYAEGARARFLASRASEDWKKVDDILDVWFDSGSTHAFVLEDPVHFPGLAGIRREIDGGADTVMYLEGSDQHRGWFHSSLLESCGTRGRAPYDIVLTHGFTQDEHGRKMSKSLGNTIEPQAVIKQSGADILRLWVAACDYTDDQRIGPEILKNTVETYRKLRNSIRWMLGTLHHFKADDTIAHAEMPELERLMLHELAEQAAIVRRAYAEFDYKTVVASLSAFMNTELSAFYFDIRKDTLYCDPPSSIARKAALTVIDIICDAVLKWLAPILSFTCEEAWQLYRPASLPSVHLELFPEGFEKFRDERLASKWEVIRDVRRVVTGALEIERAAKRIGSSLEASPAIYVSDRDVLATLFDVDLAEVCITSNYEVREGEAPADAFRLDSVPGVAVVVEKAVGTKCARSWKILPTVGEDKEYPDVSPRDAQALREWKALGVTV; the protein is encoded by the coding sequence ATGTCCGACAAGCCCCAGAAATCCGAAGCCAACGACTATTCCAAGACCCTGTTCCTGCCGCAGACGGAGTTTCCGATGCGCGCCGGCCTGCCGCAGCGCGAACCGGAAATCCTCAAGCGCTGGAACGACATCGACCTCTATCGCCGGCTGCGCGAAAAGGCCAAGGGCCGCACCAAATTTGTCCTGCATGACGGCCCGCCCTATGCCAACGGCAACATCCACATCGGCACGGCCCTGAACAAGATCCTGAAGGATCTCGTGACCAAGAGCCAGCAGATGCTGGGCTTCGATTCCAACTACGTGCCGGGCTGGGACTGCCACGGCCTGCCGATTGAATGGAAGGTCGAGGAAGAGAACTATCGCTCCAAGGGCAAGCAGAAGCCCGATTTCCGCGACTCCACCGCGATGGTGGCGTTCCGCCGCGAATGCCGCGCCTATGCGACGCACTGGCTCAACGTGCAGCGCGAGGAATTCAAGCGGCTGGGCGTGATCGGCGACTGGGATCATCCCTACGCCACCATGAGCTACCCCGCGGAAGCGCAGATCGCGCGCGAATTGATGAAGTTCGCCGCCAACGGCACGCTCTATCGCGGCTCCAAGCCGGTGATGTGGAGCGTGGTCGAGAAGACCGCGCTCGCGGAAGCCGAGGTCGAATACGAGGACTACACCTCCGACACCGTGTGGGTGAAGTTCCCCGTCACCTCGCCGGCGCATGGCGCGCTGGCGCAGGCTTCCGTGGTGATCTGGACCACCACGCCGTGGACGCTGCCCGGCAACCGCGCGATCTCCTTCTCGCCGAAGATCGCCTACGGCCTTTACAAGGTCACCGATGCGCCCGCCGACAACTGGGCGAAATCGGGCGATCTCCTGATCCTGGCCGACGCGCTCGCCGACAGCGTGTTCAAGCAGGCGCGCGTTACGGCCTACGAGAAGGTGCGCGATATCCCGGCCGACACGCTGGATGCGGTCGAGTGCGCGCATCCGCTCAAAGGGGTTGGCGGCGGCTATCAGTTCACGGTGCCGCTGCTGGCCGGCGACCATGTCACTGAAGACACCGGCACCGGCTTCGTGCACACCGCACCCGGCCACGGCCGCGAGGACTTCGACGTCTGGATGGCCAATGCGCGCGAGCTGGAAGCGCGCGGCATCTCGACCGCCATCCCCTACACCGTCGACGAGAACGGCGCCTTCACCGATCATGCGCCGGGCTTCACCGGAAAGCGCGTGATCAACGACAAGGGCGAAAAGGGCGATGCCAACGAGGCCGTGATCAAGGCGCTGGTCGACGCCGGCATGCTGCTGGCGCGCGGCCGGCTCAAGCATCAATATCCGCACTCCTGGCGCTCCAAGAAGCCCGTGATCTTCCGCAACACGCCGCAATGGTTCATCGCGATGGACAAGGACATCGCGGACCACGGCAAGACGAAGAGTGGCGACACGCTGCGCGCCCGCGCGCTGCACGCGATTGCCGTGACGCAATGGGTGCCGCCTTCGGGGCAGAACCGCATCACCGGCATGATCGAGGCGCGGCCCGACTGGGTGATCTCGCGCCAGCGCGCCTGGGGCGTGCCGATCGCCGTGTTCGTGCGCGAGAAGGGCGACGGCTCCGCGGAAATCCTCAAGGACGAGGCAGTCAACAAGCGCATCGCGGACGCCTTCGAGCAGGAGGGCGCCGACGCCTGGTATGCCGAAGGCGCGCGCGCGCGTTTCCTCGCCTCGCGCGCCAGTGAGGATTGGAAGAAGGTCGACGACATCCTCGACGTCTGGTTCGATTCCGGCTCGACGCATGCCTTCGTGCTGGAAGATCCCGTGCATTTCCCGGGGCTGGCCGGCATCCGGCGCGAGATCGACGGCGGCGCCGACACCGTGATGTATCTGGAAGGATCGGACCAGCACCGCGGCTGGTTTCATTCCTCGCTGCTCGAGAGCTGCGGCACGCGCGGACGCGCGCCTTACGACATCGTGCTGACCCACGGCTTCACGCAGGACGAGCACGGCCGCAAGATGTCGAAGTCGCTCGGCAACACGATCGAGCCGCAGGCGGTCATCAAGCAGTCCGGCGCCGACATCCTGCGCCTGTGGGTCGCAGCTTGCGACTACACCGACGACCAGCGCATCGGGCCGGAAATCCTCAAGAACACGGTCGAGACCTACCGCAAGCTGCGCAACTCGATCCGCTGGATGCTCGGCACGCTGCATCACTTCAAGGCGGACGACACGATCGCGCATGCCGAGATGCCGGAGCTCGAGCGATTGATGCTGCACGAGCTGGCCGAACAGGCCGCCATCGTCCGCCGCGCCTATGCCGAGTTCGACTACAAGACCGTGGTGGCGAGCCTCTCCGCCTTCATGAACACCGAGCTGTCGGCGTTCTATTTCGACATCCGCAAGGACACGCTGTACTGCGACCCGCCCTCCTCGATCGCGCGCAAGGCGGCGCTGACCGTGATCGACATCATCTGCGACGCGGTCCTGAAATGGCTCGCGCCGATCCTGAGCTTCACCTGCGAGGAGGCCTGGCAGCTCTACAGGCCCGCCTCGCTTCCGTCGGTGCACCTCGAATTGTTTCCGGAAGGATTTGAGAAATTCCGCGACGAGCGGCTCGCCTCGAAATGGGAGGTGATCCGCGACGTCCGCCGCGTCGTCACCGGTGCGCTGGAGATCGAGCGCGCCGCCAAACGCATCGGCTCCTCGCTCGAGGCCTCGCCCGCGATCTACGTTTCCGACCGGGATGTCCTGGCCACGCTGTTCGATGTCGACCTCGCGGAAGTCTGCATCACCTCGAACTATGAGGTGCGCGAGGGCGAGGCGCCGGCCGACGCCTTCCGCCTGGACAGCGTGCCCGGCGTCGCCGTCGTGGTCGAGAAGGCGGTTGGCACCAAATGCGCGCGCTCCTGGAAGATCCTGCCGACGGTGGGTGAGGACAAGGAGTATCCCGACGTGTCGCCGCGCGACGCGCAGGCGCTGCGCGAATGGAAGGCGCTGGGGGTGACGGTGTGA